A window of Castanea sativa cultivar Marrone di Chiusa Pesio chromosome 8, ASM4071231v1 genomic DNA:
tatatctttattatttAATCAATTAGATGAGATTATACTATTACATTGTTATACATTTTATCCTTTGTTTTAGCTAGCTTATGAAGTAACTATGGTTATATCTGGAACTCTTGGCCCATTTGGAGTTTGTACAACACCTCAAAATGAAACCATCCAAAtttaatactcttttttttttttgagactcCAAACTTAGTAATTTATACATTGATATATATACCAACTGGAATGGCACTACAATACAATATCTATTAAAATGATTCAATTCTGTTGCATGCAACTAAAAGATGTCCATTAGGCAAATGAGGTATCCAAATGATGAGCTAGTCAAAAACCTCCGTCCAGCCAAAGATGGATGAAAAGAAAGTCTGGTTGAAATTCACGACGAAAATAAACCTAATGCATATAACTTACTGTCAAAGATCTGTTTTGTTTGCAAACTTGCTGCTAGCTCTAATAGATATGTACATTGAGAAATTGTTTATCTTTGGTCTTAAGTCCGGCTTTCAATCTACTAATTAATTAAGATGCCTCAAACTATTTTACCAAAATCCTTCCACTCTAGTTACGTTGATTGTAGTTGAGATATCTGTTCAAGCACAAAATTATCTTATGAAACAATTTTCTCACATGTAAAATCCACACATTCTATATGAGCATGATCTTATAAAATCATATCATGAAATACCATTTCCAGCAAACTTTCTTAATTCTATATTTAAGATGTTCGTAGTCGAGTTATCTACTAGAACAAAAATGAATCTTATGAGAGAGTCTTATTAGACTACCTCTCACATGTAACATGCACACATTCTCTGTGAGGTGACCTCATGAGATATCGTCTCATAAGATAGGTAAAAACCTGAAAGATAAAACGGAAGAAATGTTCTTCCATAACATGGAAGAAGATATGAGCATATATAAATGGCAAGCTTTGCAAGAAAGTATTCATTGGGCTGGGCTATTCAACCCAAGCATATTTAGTAGTTCACAACCAACAAACAGAGGCAGTTTGGCATAACGGGAATGGTGGTTTCACGCATAGATTCGGGAATGGTGGTCTTCACGCATAGATTCGTGTACACATGAAAGGAGAGTGTTACATACAtatgttagaaaaaatattcTCTTTGAAGCAAAAGGgacaaaaaatgagaaaagcCGAGTTAGAGTTTGATCCAGCAAAACAAGTGATAACAGGTAAAAGACGAATCCTTTATTTTCCCCTTCTGATTCCAAATTCCATAAAACATCAGTTTGTCCATACCCAGTCACTAAAATCTCACCAAagagaataaaaacatattataacTAAGCCACGTTCCAACCAGCATTTCagaatataaatataatgcTAACAGGAATAGCATTGGAGTCGGTAAAACAAAGATCACTACAATTGATAAATAAGGATCCTAATAGGAACAACATTGTGAGTtatcaaaacataaatatgcAATAATTAAACTATGTATATAAACCATCAATTAAAAGAGCAAACAAATCCAATGAGATCAATGCATGGTATGTAATAACAAATTGGGTTTAGTACCCAAATGCATTGGACCCGTCACCATGGTGACACATATTCACTTTTGATTATGTGTCATCATCCCAACAAAGAAAGACTGTCCTTCTTCATACAACGTGATCATTGGGAGGCATACACTCAATCGTTGGAAGGCGGCCATGTCCACCTATTGCCTGAAGGTAAAATTTCCAACAGAAAATGGTGTAGGCGAATTAAAAGGAGACCAGGTGTTAGCTAGGGAATGCTACCAAGCAGTGTTAGCTACGAAGGAAAACCATACGTGGATGATAgaggaaaaagaggaagagCAGGTAGAAGCCCTATGAACTATGGAGCTGGTAAGTGGAGAGCCAACAAAGACTACAAGGGTAGGGACGACCCTGAGTATcgagatgaagaagaaattagTCAATTTCCTCAAGGAGAACCTAGACGTCTTCGCATGGAGCCACAAGGATATGCCAGACATATCCACAGAGATCATCCAACACAAGCTAAATGTTGATCCCGAGAAAAAGCCCATCCAACAGAGACAATGGGTCTTTGCTCCAGAACGAAACCAGGCAATCATGGACGAAGTGAATAAACTACTAGCAGCGGACTTCATTTGAGAGGTCTATTACCCGGACTGACTGGCCAAAGTCGTCCTTGTAAAGAAGGCAAATGAAAAGTGAAGGATGTGCgtagacttcacggacctgaacAAGACCTGCCCAAAGGACAGCTTCCCCTGCCGATGATAGAGTAGCTGGTGGATTCCACAGCAGGACACAAGCTCCTTACATTCATGGACGCATTCTTGGGATACAATCAAATAAAGATGGCAAaagaggaccaggagaagactgccttcatttcAAGCCAAAGGGCTTTACTGTTACAAGATAATGCCCTTCAGACTGAAAAACGCAGGAGTAACCTACTAGAGGttagtaaacaagatgttcagcaaaCATATCAGAAGAAACATGGAAGTGTACGTGAAtgacatgctcgtcaagagcaaagaagagtcTGCTCACCTAGACGACCTCCAAGAGATGTTCACTATTCTCAAGCAGTATCAAATGAAGTTGAACCCCAACAAGTGTGCCTTTAGGGTAGCATCAGGGaaattcttagggttcatggtgtcctagAAAGGGATAGAAGCAAACCTAGAGAAGGAACGAGCCATCCTAGAGATGACGTCGCCCAAGATTGTGAAGGAAGTCTAGAAACTTTCTAGTTGGCGAGTCAATAGTTACGGGTAAGACCCCATTGTGACCCTTAGTGTCACTATGCCTTTGGGATACACTCTGTCCCCACTAAAGCTGACGAGAGGGGACTCGAAGTCTATCAGGATCCAACTTCAACTGTTGAAAAGCGGGGAGGTAGATGATATCCGAGGAGCTACCATTGTCTACAAAGATTCTCTTGGTGTTGAGCCCCTCTATCATAAGCATTATAACCAAGGGGTCGTCATATAGCTACTTCACTTCTCTGGCATCTTCTTCTGAGAAAAGGATGTCCCTGTCCGTCCATCTCTGTTCTAGGGGTGGTATCTTGTGGATGATGTTCACCTGCCTCTGTTGTGATTTCTTAAGGGATCTGAACGACCTTCCTGTGGATGGCCCTCCTGTGATCGTCTTTATCTCCCCAATCGTACTTTGTGGACGATGGGTCGTGTGGTCCTCGTCCCTCGAAAAGGCTTTGTGCTTGTCCTTGTTATTATCTCTAGATCTACTAGAGTCTCCTTTCTTGACATATTTCTGCAACTTCCCTTTCCGGATCAGTTTCTCTATCTGCTCCTTCAAGTCTCGGCAATATTTCTTCTTGTCATGCACATTAGGCGACGATTGCAATGGCCTTGGCCATTTGAGTTAATGCTCATCATCTGcacaaaaattttatcaacaagcataactaaaggagtgaattttacTATCTGAGGGGTTTTATTATCTTTCCGTTTGTTCCCATCATTATTCTAACGATTTGTCCGCTCCCTTTTTCGTCCTCTCTGGTCGTCAtcctttctttcccttttaATGGACTTCTCTACATCTTCTATTGCTGCGAGGGCATTTTcggcgttcatgtacttctgcACCTTTAAGAGCATCTCTGTCATCGTCTTAGGGGGATTCTTCATGAGTGAGACCATGAACTCCTTGGACTTCACCTCTAAAATTTCTCGAGTGAAACGCTAAGCAGGTGGTCTGCTGGCCTTCTTGGGTGTTGTCCCCCGACGAAGTGGTGCAAGAAGGAATTGCCCAACTGCTCAAAGTTGTCAATGGACGACGTTGGTAACTTCGTGAACCTCTCCCTATCAGCTCCTTTGAGGGTGGTGGGGAAAGAATGGCACAATATTTCGTCAGGGGACTGTTGAAGACCTAGAGTTGTCTTGAAAGTGTTAAGGTGATCCAAAGGGTCTTTCAGTCCGTCGAAACGACTCAAGCTGAGGTAGACGAAACTTTGACAGCATTGGGCATTCCAGGACTGCCGTCGTGAAGGGTGAATTCGTCCTCCTAACCATCCTATCCAGGCTCCAGtttgttttttccttaattaagCTCCTCAGCTtgtccatctcctttctcatttccctAAGGAGGTTTGAGCTTGGTCCTTTTGGGGTGGCAGGTCTTCCATGATCATTCCTTCTTTAACTATTTCCATCATTATCCTGGTTGGTCCCAAACCAATTCTCCTTTTGCTACAGTCACAACCTCATCTCCTAGTTCTGTGTGGTAAGCTTCTCCACATTGGCTATGAGTGTCTGGATTTGCAGAGCTAATGCTGCAGAATCTTGGGAAGGGTTGGACTCCATCTAGACTTGTGAGTTGAATGGGACTATGCTCTTGAACCTAAGTACGAAAATGTCATTCCTACAGACAGCACCAAACTGATGATGTGGAAATCATCAGTCGAGTAGGTTCGTCCAGATGAGGCAGCAACCTCATCCCTATGCCTACAATTGCCGTGAAAAGCCCTCCTTAGATGGTCATCGGTGTGGTTTCTGCCACAGAATCttcgatgataaagtcagtgtATATAAGCCTTTAAGAAAGTGTGAGAGCTTAGAATATCATAGCTATGACGTATTAGTATATTTAGGGTGTGTGTATGCACCTTGTCTAGTTATGATGGGTGTTTATATATGGTTCCATTGCTTCTAGCCATTGTAGCCTTTATTGTGGTTTTACTGCTTCTTTTGTAACGCATCTGGGCTCATTTATGTGGGTCTTGATGGGCCTCCAACGATCTGACAACTAGTTGGTAATTGTTCGAAGTATTGAATCCTCTATTGATGGCTTGCCTTCCTTCATCCATGATGTGGCCAGATGGACGAAGGTTATTGATGAGATCATCTAGGCAAGAAGGTTCGTTGGTCCCATCAATAACCTTGCTTTCAAAAGTTGTTCTTTTGACAGTTTTGGGGAAGCCCATGAAGTCCCATGACCTTGTTGTGTGGAGTACTTTCTTTTCGTTAGGAAATACAGAGACTATTCCCTCCATgcctaaaatccaaaatttcgTCCAAGTTCATCTATGACTTCATGATAACTAAAACAAGGAATGGTTGATAACAATCTCTAGAAGACTATAGTTCACCAACCTGCTAATTTTTGTGCCTCCTCCTTGGCTAGCTTCGCCACAAACCCATTGAAGCTCTTCGTGTAGCTATATTGCAAAGAATCCACATCACTGTACAATGCATTCCATTATACAGTTTGTTAGgtacattttattatttttcactaaCTCTTCAGAAATGCATattggtttgtttggatacGTATTATATTTCAGCtttaaaatgacaatttttgGACAATTATTTGTTTACATAAATAGCATAATGTAAAATATAAGATAgcaaatataacaaatattattttacataatatgacaaatattattttacaatgaaaaatataagataGCAAATATTATTGGCTAACATTTTGGCTACAATGTACACTTTACATGATACTATTTGAACAACATTTATCGGGTCTAATGTAATATACACTTTAATTTACTATTAAAGTTATGGTATTTTAATGCAATCATTCACCTGCCCAAGTATGGAGTACCTACCCatcatctaattttaaaaaacaaacaaacaaacaaattactCATTAGTCTAAATCTAAATTGTCATCCAAAGTCAATCCCATTTTTATTAATGAGAATGGCTTGTGTCCAGTGGCAGTTGTTGTTGGACACGTCAGGATACGGACACGTGTCCAAGAGTGGACACGTGTCCACAATCCAACGTGTCCAGTGGCAATTGCCACTGGACACAAGCCGCTCCTTTTATTAATAACCTGCTAGTAACTTCTTTGAGGATGTTGGTATGAATAGATGATGCAGAGATTTCCCCCTTTGGTCACTCATGTACACAATGTATACCTGtattcacaaaattttgccaaaataataaattaatataaaaagcACCAATATATACACATGGAATTTATGTGGCTTCGCCCATTCAAAGTAAACCCCAAGCCCAAGTCTAAGcccaaaataattttgattcttGCAAAATAAATGAGTTGATTGCAACCTGTTTTTGATCACAATGTTGGCCCATGACTTATTAgattaaaaatgattaaaaaaaaaaggcaacaatAATAGTATTAAAAGCAACTGGCTTACTAGTCAAATCTCTGTATCTCAACTAACATTTCTATGTGTTCAATGGAAACATTCACCGGCCTACTAGTCAAGATCTTTGTATCTCAACTAAcatttctttgtgttttcaacGGAAACATTCACGATTTAAGCCCCCCTCCCCCCTTTAACTCCAACTATTATtgtatctaaaaaaagaaagaaaaaaacagggCCTATTAGAGAGATATCATGCCTTTTGATCATCATTAATTGCCCCATAACAGGAATTGAGTAGAGTACAAGTAAGGCAAGTTAAGATCAGCCATGCAAAGGGAGACTTTCGGCTTTCCATCGGAGAACTCTACCAAGAGCCTGTGATCTAGTTAACTGTTAAGGTTGTACACTCAAAGCTTGAGAGAAATGGGCTTATATAAAGGAAGGAATTGAAAGCTATGTTTGGATTCTCAAACAGCATTTGTGAAGCACGGCCAACAGAACAAGACAGTCCAAAGTCGACACTAGCAATGTTCTTTTTGTGAAAAGAAATGGGCTTTGTAAAGGATGGGATTGAAGTGAAGCTTTTAAGTCTTTGGATTCTCAAACAGCAATTGTTAAGTCTGCCAATAGACTAAGTGTATGTTTGAATAGTTCTGAAAAGTACTTTTTAGATGCGTCCCATGTTTTTCAGTGggtccgtgcactgttcacgggacccacaagtACCTTTTTCCTTTAAAACAACTTCAAAACTGGGTTCCACggcattattcacacatttaaaaattattttgctatagtgttttcaatttttaacaataaacagtatccaaacacaacctaaattATCCAAAGCCAGCACTTACATTACAATGTTCTTCTTGTGGAAGAGAAAACTTACCTAAACAACATATAttattataacaattttttattacttaaattCGCCCGAACAAAAGTCTAATCAAGAAGGTTTGTCAAAATTAAAGTAGAATAGTCCATTTATTTAGAAAGACAGAATCTTTAACCAGGATATTACAATTCATTGTAGAACTAGATCAAAGGTTCAGATTACAACCATTTTGTCTCCATATTTCACCACTACCTTTCATCCCATTCTTTTGCGCATATCACTTCAAAgctttttgatttatttatatagcTAATACATGCTAAATAGAACTTCAATTTCAAAAGGCTCCATACACAACAATGGGGCTCCTCACTTGGAATGTACCATCATCCCATATTAAAGAAGCAGAGACTATTTGTTTTTCTATTGTTCCTTCAATTGTGAGTGCAAATGATAGCTTTTGTTTGAGAGATGTGAATGATAGAACACTAGGGTTCACTTTGATACTAAGTCCATGTGGGGAGGTCACGATAGCTTTATACGTAGATGTTGATGATCCAACATTGGTGACGGTCCGATTGAAAACATGACTTACTGAATTCGAGGGTGGTATGGATAGAGCAAAAGAAGGATAGTTTAAATCCAAACTTTCTTCATCAGTTTCTTTGGAACAGCTACTATTGTCCCCAGTAACATATTGTAATAACTTGGTATTATATCCTTGTGCACACAAAAATTTTATGTAATCTAGTGCATCAATATCATATATTAAACCAGGATTTGGAGCCTTAAGAGGATTAATATTGCCTGCACCATATGCAAATTCAGCATCGGGGTTCTTTTCAGCACTCATAGGATCAGCTGCAAGTTATACACCAAAATGGAGTGAGTTGATAATGATTAAAGATTATGGTCTACATCAAAAGTGAGTAATGCTAGGAGCATTGTTTCACATAAAATTCAAGTAACATTATTTACACTCATGTTCATCACTAGCAAGCACAATGTTGTCTTTACACTTATTGATTAAAATTGCCAAGATTGGAGACTGTATAAGGTTATTACCAGTAGTCATAAGAGCAGATCTAATATAGGCTGGTGACCATGTGGGGTGAAATGATTTGATGTAGGCCGCTATTGCTGTAGCATGTGGGCAAGCCATTGATGTCCCTGAGATTATATTATATGAGCTTGATCTCTTATCCGATTCAACACCGGAAATTGGGGAAATTGGAGACCATGCAGCAAGAATGTTAACTCCAGGAGCAGCTAAATCCGGCTACAACAACCCAAAATCATGATAAAGGTATCAATGAAATATATAGTGTAAGAGCGCAAATGTAAATAAAACTATTAGTAAGGCACAAAAGTTCAATTTAATTCCTTAGAAACTAAACCTTACTTTCCCCAATTTAATTCAACCACGTTACATGCACATTTTATACAGCATTGATCAATGTTGTTACATGGTTAAATTATTGGAGAACCTAAGGTATAACATCTTACAAGGAATTTTACCTAAGTTGTTATTATTAGCAAGctaattattagaaaaaattgaagaaagatTAATAGCAAGTTACCTTGAGAATGTTGTGTGCAGCTGGATTTGGGCCTCTTGATGAGAAGGAGACTATGTAAGGGGCCAATGTATCTTTACTTTCAATACTCCTAAGAATAGTTGCAGTTGGGCTCCTGTAAATTGTGGATGTTTATTAGGAACCTAGGATTAGTATGTCTTGTGAAGTCCTTAATTGTCTAAGGTATTTTAGATTAATACCTTGTCGAATTTAGGTACGTGTGAATCTTGAAACCATTCTCAAAGCTAAGGTAAGATGCAGGTAAGGGAAAAGCGAAGGTTGCAAAATTGGGGTTTCGGCCTTGCATCACAGCACCAACTGCACCGGCTAAGAATGGCCCAGACCCATCAGTCAAGGCATCGCAAAATACAATTTTACCTTTCACCAAATTTTGGTCCAGTGAATATTCGTAGCAATACCTTCatttttaccacaaaaaaaaaaaaaaaagacttttttttacTACCAAGTTGAAGCACAAAAATATTTCAACTGCTAGTTTGATAGAGTTGTGCAAACACAGGTAATAGTTAAACTTATTTTCATTGTGTATAATATAGAGTCCatagagatttttttatttttacttttcagTTACCTGGAGTTGAACGTTGATGTGGTGTTTGGTGCATCCCCACCATAAATTATTGGATACATATCATTCTTGAGATTAAATGTATTAATTGAAGTTCCCtacacaaagaaaaaatattctccaaattagtttaatagtttttttttatatagaaaattagtttaatagtttaaaatttattgcataCACATTTTATGCTAAATTATAGCATACACTCTACACTTGTGATTCCACACGTTCAAGTTTTAAACCccataaaaaaaaggagaaatatGAACAAGAAAATCATATATGAATATCCATAGCaccttttctttatttattaatgatatCTTTTTTGGGGGACAATAACAAATAGTACAGGGATATAATACTCTTCTTTTACATAAATTAGAGACTCATGTgtgagttctagttagctcaactgatagtctctgatggttgtataagagatttgagatttaattCCCACCTAtattaaaaactgattgatgatttagtctaatgataaagagctatcatcaaaaatgaatattgaaactctcaaaaaaaaaaaaaaaatttgagactcATATATGAAGATATATTATCTTTATGTGAAAGCAAGGCTTAGTAAATCAAATGCACCGGATAATTTCACCAAAAAACAAGGGAGTaaagattttaattaattatctcATAGATCAtaaagcaaaatgaaaaaaaaaaaatacctcaTAGGTTTTGTTGTTGCCTAATTGGACCTCAGTGGAGAACTTTCGATCTATGGTGCTTGCAGCCACAGAGAGAGACCATGGGGAGAAGTTTAATATGGTTGCTGGATTAGGACCCGAGTTACCAGCAGAAGTTGATGTCAATATTCCATTTCTCATAGCATGAAATGCTCCAATGGCAATTGGATCTGTGAAATAGTTCTTAGGATATCCTCCAACAGAAATAGATATAATGTCAACCCCATCAGCAATGGCATCATCAAATGCTGCAAGAATGTCAGCACTAGAACACCCATTCAACCAACACACTTTGTACATGGCAATTCGTGCTGATGGAACACCTCCTCGTGCTGTTCCCAACCCAAACCCTTCTAGGCTTGCCATGCTTACTATGTTCCCAGCTGCTGTTGATGCAACATGTGTCCCATGGCCCTCCGAATCTCTTGGAGATTTAATATCTCCTTCTTCAAATTTCCCATCGCTTCGGTAATATTTTGCTCCAATGATTTTACTACATTAAGTGTCACCacatttcttagtttttttttttttttttttttttttttttttttttttttttttaaattcaatctaGTCTATTGACTTTTATTTCAATtgtcaaattaatatattttagtaCATTcagtaaaaactaaaatatgttgATACCAAACACATACTTTTAGTTCAattgtcaaattaatttttaaattttattttttgtctactTAGTCCCTTacttcataaaatttgttagcAAATGATGCCATTTAAgcattattttcattaaaaatctaattgaaaatATTCAGAGATGTGTCATTTTATAGATTTCATTGTTTAATGagtatcatattttttttataataaaaaatatataatcgaCTTCATTTTCTAGGGACTTTATCATTGATAAAGTTTAAACCTTAACAACTAATTCAAAAATGAAAGTAAATAAAGCTAGTGATCAAATTGAATTTTGACCTTGCTTTTCACTCATAATTTcaatgtgtgtgtgagtgaagtGCACTAGTGAACCTGCTGATAACAAAATACCATTGGTTGGATGTTAGAGATATACTTGTTGCAAGTAAAATTGGTTAAGCCTTTACAAGTGCCCTTCCATTTGCGAGGTGGTGGACCAAATCCTTTGTCACTAAAGCTATCAGCTTCTGGCCAAATTCCTGTGTCCAGAACACCAATAATGATGTTGCTTTCGATTGTTGTTCTATTCACTTGCTTTGGGAAGCCAAGGAAGTCCCATGACCTTGTTGTATGTAGCTCATTTTGTTTGTTAGGGAACACTGATACTACGCCATCCATTGCTACATATTCATTGTTACAACACTTTGTTATGGATTGCCACAAATCGttctctttgtgtgtgtgtgtgtgtgtgtgtgtgtgtgggtggggggggggggggggggagggagggTCAAATTCACCCACCTGCCATTTTTTGGGCTTCTTGCTCAGTTAGCTCCACTACAAATCCATGGAAACTCCTCTTGTAGCTATAGAGTAAAGATTCCGGTCCAATATGACTGTATGCAGGCATATTCATTTAAAAGGTTAGAAGTGTAGAAGCAGTTCAACTCAGGCAAGGTATTCTTCCttgtttatttgaaaaagaaCAGTAAAGAATTGACCTCTCTTTTCTTCAAATTTAATATTTCCATTTGGGTAGTTAAAAAACAGTTATtttacagagagagagagaggtgaacCATTTTAGGATATTGAATTCTTCAATATACTTTGCAAATGAATAGAATctatttcatagtaaagattaatACTTAATAGTTAACATAGATAAAGCTTAATAGAGGAAGTAACTAATGAATCATCAATCGCTCAATCATAACAAATTACATCAATTATAATGTTGACTTAACAATTGAAAGGTCAATTtgaatttcctttaaaaaaaattaaaatgaaaaagaaaagaaaggccaACTCGGCATTTAAAAAGGTAACTCAGCAAATCTATTACTGATTAACCATCAAGTCCATATACGCCCTCCTCAGTCTTCACCCATGTCATCGTTATCATTGGTGCCTCGTAATCCATGTTAGATATTTACACAAGTGTTATCCTCAAATTCTCACACTCATTCTTTTATTGACAGTTTCTTTACGTTATTGTGCATTTACCACCACCAATTCCTCGTATTAAGAAAGAACTAACAcaatatttggaattttataaaaaaaatcaggatGGAATAGAATAATACTatatttagaaatttattataaaaaag
This region includes:
- the LOC142607523 gene encoding cucumisin-like; translated protein: MASKTTSLSWLLLLSLAASILLIGHSASPNERKAYIVYMGNRRDEISTSSLYTNMLQEVIGSHIGPESLLYSYKRSFHGFVVELTEQEAQKMAAMDGVVSVFPNKQNELHTTRSWDFLGFPKQVNRTTIESNIIIGVLDTGIWPEADSFSDKGFGPPPRKWKGTCKGLTNFTCNNKIIGAKYYRSDGKFEEGDIKSPRDSEGHGTHVASTAAGNIVSMASLEGFGLGTARGGVPSARIAMYKVCWLNGCSSADILAAFDDAIADGVDIISISVGGYPKNYFTDPIAIGAFHAMRNGILTSTSAGNSGPNPATILNFSPWSLSVAASTIDRKFSTEVQLGNNKTYEGTSINTFNLKNDMYPIIYGGDAPNTTSTFNSRYCYEYSLDQNLVKGKIVFCDALTDGSGPFLAGAVGAVMQGRNPNFATFAFPLPASYLSFENGFKIHTYLNSTRSPTATILRSIESKDTLAPYIVSFSSRGPNPAAHNILKPDLAAPGVNILAAWSPISPISGVESDKRSSSYNIISGTSMACPHATAIAAYIKSFHPTWSPAYIRSALMTTADPMSAEKNPDAEFAYGAGNINPLKAPNPGLIYDIDALDYIKFLCAQGYNTKLLQYVTGDNSSCSKETDEESLDLNYPSFALSIPPSNSVSHVFNRTVTNVGSSTSTYKAIVTSPHGLSIKVNPSVLSFTSLKQKLSFALTIEGTIEKQIVSASLIWDDGTFQVRSPIVVYGAF